The genomic DNA ATCGACGCGGAACCGCGGCCCGCGAGCGAGCAGACGGTTGTACGGATCGTCTTCATAGGAACTCGATTTTGTATCGACCACGCCGGACGAGCCCACGTTCGACGATTGACGGTAAGTAGCCGAGGAGACGATCAACCGGTGAATCGACTTCAGTTGCCAATCGTTCTCCATCAACTCAACAGCCAACCAGTCCAGCAGTTCGCGATGCGATGGCGGGGCGCTTTGCAAACCGAAGTCGTCGCTTGTCTCGACGAGTCCGATTCCAAAGTAAGCTTGCCAGATTCGATTCACGATCGAACGGGCGGTCGTCGGGGATCGCTTGTCGACCAACCAACGGGCAAACGTCATTCGAGTTGCGGGAGCCGATGGATCCAGTGGGTGTAGAAACTCCGGCACGCCAGGTTCCACGGCCTGCTTGGGGCTAAGAAAGTCGCCTCGATCGAGGATCGATGTCTTCCGCTTGGCAAGCCGCTCCTCCAACACCAATTGGTTCGTTCCTTCGGGGTAGCTCTTCCACAACGCTTCGATCTTTGCGTTAGCATCGGCCCAGTCGGCGACTGTCGTTCGCCAGTAGCTGAACGCAACCGCCAGTTGTTCCGGTGTGTCGAGCTTTACCGGATCGGACAGTATCTCGCGGACCGCATGGGGTACGGGATCAGCGACCGGCGCCGCGTCGGTCGTCAACGAAAACCGATAGCGTCCCATCAGACAATTGTGGTTGTCATCGCTGTTCCAACCGCCATGCCGCATCTCGGGCTGGATCGTCAGCACGGTTCCTTGCGGAAACCCAACCGGTTGCTCGAAGACAAAGACCGCCTTCCGTGGTTGGTTCCGTCGACCGGGGTCGAGATCGGTGCTCCACGCCGTTTTCTTATCCCCATCGATGGCATACGCGATCGGCCCGGTGACACGTTTGTCGCCACCTTTGGCCCTGATATTGATCAGGTAATCCGGTTGCGGTGCTTCCGCCGGATTGACGTCGGCGGTCGCGGAAACGATCTTCACCTTGGTCCGCTTCTCGGGCTGATCCAACGGAGCGACATAGACTGTCATCTCCGTCAGCGCTGCCGTCCCGCGAACCGAACGCCCCGGACCACGTCGCGGCAATTGAGGATGCGTCAGCAATTCGACTCGGATCGCGCTGATCTTTTCCGCGGTGGTCGTCATCCCAAATTGAGGTGCCGAGTTGGCCGGTGCGTAACTCTCGCTGACGATCGACGAATCGTCGAGCACGCGAAACTTCTGTCCTTCGTACGGGATGTCGCTAGGCGTAAGGACTTGCCAATCGCCAACCGATTTTTGCGAATCGGCAGCCCACACTTGCAGTTGCTCCCGCCAATCGGGCATCGATGCTTTCAGCTCCGACTCGATCGCTGCGATCTCCGCCTCGATCGAATCGATCCGCTGCTGCTCGTCAGGTGTGTAGACGGGGATGATCGCGTCGTAGGTGTTGTTCAAAAAGGCAAACATCCGGTAGTAGCCTTCGTGCGTCAACGGATCGTATTTATGCGTGTGGCATTGGGCACATTGAGTCGTCAGCCCCAAGATGCTCTTGCCGATCGCATCCATCCGGTCGAACATCCCTTCCATCCGGAATTGCTCCGGGTCGGCGCCCCCCTCTTCGTTGACCATCGAGTTCCGCAGAAAACCGGTGGCGACAAGATTCGCTTGCGTCGCATCGGGCATCAGATCCCCCGCGATCTGTTGCACGATGAAATCGTCGTAGGGCATATTCCGATTCAACGCGTCGACGACCCAATCGCGATAGAACCACATTTGACGCGGGGCGTCTTTTTCGTAGCCGTTCGAATCGGCGTAACGGGCCGCGTCCAACCAGATCCTTCCCCAACGTTCACCAAAATGAGGCGAGTTAAGGAGCCGCTCGATCTGCGTTTCAAAGGCACCGGGCGATCGATCGGCCACAAACGCATCGACCTCCGAGATCGTCGGTGGCAAGCCGATCAAATCGAGACTCAACCGACGCAACCACGTCACACGGTCCGCTTCGGGAGAAGGCAGAATTCCTTCTTTCTTCAGTCGCTGCAAAACAAACGCGTCGATCGGATTGCGGATCCAATTGCGAATCGCTTCAGAACTCGTGGCTTGCGTGTCGGCAGACGCGTCCGTTGTGAAAGGCTTTGCCGAATCGACGGCGAAGGGTACCGCGGGGCGTGTCGGCGGAACAAAAGCCCAGTGCTGTTCGTATCGGGCCCCCTCAGCGATCCAATTTTGCAGCAACTCGATTTCCTGATCCGTCAACGGTTTGCCGGTACCCGCCGGCGGCATCTGCAGGTCGGGATCGTCCGAAAGGATCCGCGCTACCAATTCGCTCTCCTCCGGTTTGCCGGGGACGATCGTCGACGAATCAGCTGGCGGCGCGATGTCCAACCGCAGATCGGCTTCGCGATGTTCGGGATCGGGACCGTGACAG from Rosistilla oblonga includes the following:
- a CDS encoding PSD1 and planctomycete cytochrome C domain-containing protein, with the translated sequence MLRYLTLLVACCSSLLSAGGTEQAIDFGRDIRPILADKCFACHGPDPEHREADLRLDIAPPADSSTIVPGKPEESELVARILSDDPDLQMPPAGTGKPLTDQEIELLQNWIAEGARYEQHWAFVPPTRPAVPFAVDSAKPFTTDASADTQATSSEAIRNWIRNPIDAFVLQRLKKEGILPSPEADRVTWLRRLSLDLIGLPPTISEVDAFVADRSPGAFETQIERLLNSPHFGERWGRIWLDAARYADSNGYEKDAPRQMWFYRDWVVDALNRNMPYDDFIVQQIAGDLMPDATQANLVATGFLRNSMVNEEGGADPEQFRMEGMFDRMDAIGKSILGLTTQCAQCHTHKYDPLTHEGYYRMFAFLNNTYDAIIPVYTPDEQQRIDSIEAEIAAIESELKASMPDWREQLQVWAADSQKSVGDWQVLTPSDIPYEGQKFRVLDDSSIVSESYAPANSAPQFGMTTTAEKISAIRVELLTHPQLPRRGPGRSVRGTAALTEMTVYVAPLDQPEKRTKVKIVSATADVNPAEAPQPDYLINIRAKGGDKRVTGPIAYAIDGDKKTAWSTDLDPGRRNQPRKAVFVFEQPVGFPQGTVLTIQPEMRHGGWNSDDNHNCLMGRYRFSLTTDAAPVADPVPHAVREILSDPVKLDTPEQLAVAFSYWRTTVADWADANAKIEALWKSYPEGTNQLVLEERLAKRKTSILDRGDFLSPKQAVEPGVPEFLHPLDPSAPATRMTFARWLVDKRSPTTARSIVNRIWQAYFGIGLVETSDDFGLQSAPPSHRELLDWLAVELMENDWQLKSIHRLIVSSATYRQSSNVGSSGVVDTKSSSYEDDPYNRLLARGPRFRVDAEIVRDIALSASGLLNTQLGGPSVYPPAPGLLFEPPASYGPKTWNEATGVDRYRRGLYTFRFRSVPYPMLDAFDADPGNVSCVRRNRSNTPLQALTLLNEPLSMECAIGLAKRIVESEQADDTSRLRFAFRTCVARQPTTDELQTLQSLLDKQRQRIASDEVDAAKIVQSPEAASDDVDQLAAWTLVSRVLLSLDETMTKE